The following proteins come from a genomic window of Megalobrama amblycephala isolate DHTTF-2021 linkage group LG1, ASM1881202v1, whole genome shotgun sequence:
- the LOC125272803 gene encoding beta-1,4 N-acetylgalactosaminyltransferase 1-like isoform X1, which translates to MNILIKLFLTGLCITALGIYSVQRGLLHVSDVTDRLFLSGKRHLQCTVFPKQSIGPFPSKNRSSCSCDGFALTVRSVKVDELEDLQRRRLEEYEKYQIRMGTNMDSIILAQANSPLQYPTQGFVVPPLTKRLIPGLALYAQRRPLYKVSLSVKSGVLSVEDVLDEQQVDGQGQSELNISSSNLTQLNDLLSRVTYTSTIYHVKTKDLVHFSFEDHEAIFHIVIKRPSVPVLYDPGTDINSQVTITTKTFLRYEELNILINSIRQLYPKIKIIIADDSLTPENVTGNNIEHYIMPPAQGWFAGRNLAVSQVTTKYFLWVDDDYIFNNDTRIESFVEIMEKVPELDVVGGAVGRNQFYFRLQYDEGDEEEGGCLRRFHKKHYQTVPGFKGCLFVDGVVNYFLARTDAVRRVGFDPFLKRVAHTEFFLDGLGDLLIASCKGLTVGHQKKRKQSKYRRFRFPGRNDGKNKLAHHYFKNYMKCIRY; encoded by the exons ATGAACATTCTTATTAAGTTATTCCTGACTGGGCTCTGTATTACTGCATTAGGTATTTACAGTGTACAAAGAGGATTACTTCATGTTTCAGATGTCACAGACAGACTGTTTCTATCAGG cAAAAGGCACCTCCAATGTACAGTTTTTCCTAAACAAAG CATTGGGCCATTTCCCAGTAAAAATCGTTCGTCTTGTTCCTGTGATGGATTTGCTTTAACTGTGCGGAGTGTGAAAGTTGATGAACTGGAAGATCTTCAGAGACGTCGGTTGGAGGAATATGAGAAATACCAGATCAG GATGGGGACAAATATGGACTCGATTATACTTGCCCAAGCCAACTCACCCCTCCAGTACCCCACCCAGGGTTTCGTAGTACCACCTCTTACAAAAAGATTGATACCAG GTTTGGCTCTATATGCACAAAGAAGACCACTATATAAG GTGTCTTTGAGTGTGAAGAGTGGAGTGCTCTCAGTGGAGGATGTTCTCGATGAACAGCAGGTGGATGGACAGGGTCAGAGTGAACTAAACATATCATCCAGCAACCTCACACAACTCAATGATCTGCTGTCCAGAGTGACATACACCAGCACCATCTACCATGTCAAGACTAAAGATCTGG ttcaTTTTTCTTTTGAGGACCATGAGGCCATATTTCACATTGTGATCAAGAGACCCTCAGTTCCTGTTTTGTATGACCCAGGAACAG ATATTAACTCACAAGTAACCATAACAACCAAGACCTTTTTGAGATATGAAGAGCTGAACATCCTCATCAACAGTATCCGACAGCTTTACCCTAAAATCAAGATCATCATAGCAGATGACAGCCTGACGCCAGAAAATGTGACTGGCAACAACATAGAGCACTACATCATGCCTCCTGCACAG GGCTGGTTTGCAGGCAGGAATCTGGCTGTTTCTCAAGTCACCACTAAATACTTCCTGTGGGTTGATGATGACTACATTTTCAATAATGATACACGGATTGAAAGCTTTGTGGAGATAATGGAGAAAGTTCCAGAACTGGATGTG GTTGGTGGTGCAGTGGGAAGAAATCAGTTCTATTTCCGGCTTCAGTATGATGAAGGGGATGAAGAGGAGGGTGGTTGTCTCAGACGTTTCCATAAGAAGCACTACCAAACAGTCCCAGGCTTTAAAGGCTGCTTGTTTGTAGACGGGGTCGTCAACTACTTCCTCGCACGGACAGATGCAGTGCGACGGGTTGGCTTTGACCCATTTCTGAAGAGGGTGGCTCACACTG AGTTTTTTCTTGATGGTCTCGGAGATTTGCTGATTGCCTCTTGTAAAGGACTTACAGTTGGCCACCAGAAGAAACGCAAACAAAGCAAATACAGACGCTTTAGGTTTCCAGGACGAAATGATGGAAAAAACAAATTGGCCCATCATTACTTTAAGAATTACATGAAATGCATCAGGTACTAA
- the LOC125272803 gene encoding beta-1,4 N-acetylgalactosaminyltransferase 1-like isoform X2 has protein sequence MNILIKLFLTGLCITALGIYSVQRGLLHVSDVTDRLFLSGKRHLQCTVFPKQSIGPFPSKNRSSCSCDGFALTVRSVKVDELEDLQRRRLEEYEKYQIRMGTNMDSIILAQANSPLQYPTQGFVVPPLTKRLIPGLALYAQRRPLYKVSLSVKSGVLSVEDVLDEQQVDGQGQSELNISSSNLTQLNDLLSRVTYTSTIYHVKTKDLVHFSFEDHEAIFHIVIKRPSVPVLYDPGTDINSQVTITTKTFLRYEELNILINSIRQLYPKIKIIIADDSLTPENVTGNNIEHYIMPPAQGWFAGRNLAVSQVTTKYFLWVDDDYIFNNDTRIESFVEIMEKVPELDVVGGAVGRNQFYFRLQYDEGDEEEGGCLRRFHKKHYQTVPGFKGCLFVDGVVNYFLARTDAVRRVGFDPFLKRVAHTGLVCRQESGCITSHHQILPVG, from the exons ATGAACATTCTTATTAAGTTATTCCTGACTGGGCTCTGTATTACTGCATTAGGTATTTACAGTGTACAAAGAGGATTACTTCATGTTTCAGATGTCACAGACAGACTGTTTCTATCAGG cAAAAGGCACCTCCAATGTACAGTTTTTCCTAAACAAAG CATTGGGCCATTTCCCAGTAAAAATCGTTCGTCTTGTTCCTGTGATGGATTTGCTTTAACTGTGCGGAGTGTGAAAGTTGATGAACTGGAAGATCTTCAGAGACGTCGGTTGGAGGAATATGAGAAATACCAGATCAG GATGGGGACAAATATGGACTCGATTATACTTGCCCAAGCCAACTCACCCCTCCAGTACCCCACCCAGGGTTTCGTAGTACCACCTCTTACAAAAAGATTGATACCAG GTTTGGCTCTATATGCACAAAGAAGACCACTATATAAG GTGTCTTTGAGTGTGAAGAGTGGAGTGCTCTCAGTGGAGGATGTTCTCGATGAACAGCAGGTGGATGGACAGGGTCAGAGTGAACTAAACATATCATCCAGCAACCTCACACAACTCAATGATCTGCTGTCCAGAGTGACATACACCAGCACCATCTACCATGTCAAGACTAAAGATCTGG ttcaTTTTTCTTTTGAGGACCATGAGGCCATATTTCACATTGTGATCAAGAGACCCTCAGTTCCTGTTTTGTATGACCCAGGAACAG ATATTAACTCACAAGTAACCATAACAACCAAGACCTTTTTGAGATATGAAGAGCTGAACATCCTCATCAACAGTATCCGACAGCTTTACCCTAAAATCAAGATCATCATAGCAGATGACAGCCTGACGCCAGAAAATGTGACTGGCAACAACATAGAGCACTACATCATGCCTCCTGCACAG GGCTGGTTTGCAGGCAGGAATCTGGCTGTTTCTCAAGTCACCACTAAATACTTCCTGTGGGTTGATGATGACTACATTTTCAATAATGATACACGGATTGAAAGCTTTGTGGAGATAATGGAGAAAGTTCCAGAACTGGATGTG GTTGGTGGTGCAGTGGGAAGAAATCAGTTCTATTTCCGGCTTCAGTATGATGAAGGGGATGAAGAGGAGGGTGGTTGTCTCAGACGTTTCCATAAGAAGCACTACCAAACAGTCCCAGGCTTTAAAGGCTGCTTGTTTGTAGACGGGGTCGTCAACTACTTCCTCGCACGGACAGATGCAGTGCGACGGGTTGGCTTTGACCCATTTCTGAAGAGGGTGGCTCACACTG GGCTGGTTTGCAGGCAGGAATCTGGCTGTATCACAAGTCACCACCAAATACTTCCTGTGGGTTGA